tgtttaaaaatcGCCCCCATACTCGTTATTCACTTGTTATGTGACAAAAGAAAACTGAGAAACTACATTCAactaacagatttttttttttgttctaatAGTGCGTTATTGTGCTTTGTACATCcatcaaaacaaaccacagcaaAATGCAACACAATCCAAACAACACAATCATTCTCTTATTTTGTGCTGAGAGATGAAACCTGGAGAACAATCCCTGCATCACGAAATCCCTCCAATCCGTGTGCTTCATTCAAACTATTACCTTTTGAAATTAGTTACACACAGTAATGGGCTTGTCGAGTGCATGTTAACATACTGATCTGAGTATTGCCAATACAAATTTACAGAAATGGTAGTATTTGCaattcaacattttgttttgaagagTCAGTccctgaagtaaaaaaaaaagaaaaatctatggTATATTGTCAAGATGCATTTGCTGCTGTGCAATTTCTATCGCTCATGAACTGAGTACATATTCGAAGCGAGGATAGGATGCATCCCGACTGCAGTCTGTAAGCTTACATGACCTCCTCCTAAAGGTTCACATGATTTTCATGTTGAATTGTATGGGCTCCTCAGTTGGACTGGCCTCCTCCGTTTCCTCTTTTCGCGGCACATACTCGACCTCTATACTCGACTTGGTGCTGTCTTTCCCTCTGCTCCAGAGAAATAGTATTACAAGACAGAAGAGGACCACTCCGAGGAAAGAGATAAATCCCATGGTGGTGGCAATGATCAGCGTCTTTACATCAAATGGAAAGGGGACCGTGGCCCGGGTCACATTAGCACCTTCGTCGCTGGGCTGGTTGGAAATAAAGGCAAATGTCTTGTTTGGCTGGTGGGGCCAGTTGGGGGAGTAGCTATGCACAAAAAGGTGAGCAGCTTTGGTGTCGTTGCCCGCTGCGTTGCTCGCAATGCACAAGTAGGTGCCGTTGTCCTGGATTTGGGCGTAACGCACCTCCAACGTGCCATCGTTAGACACAGAAAGTCTTGATCCCGCGGTTTTGGTAGTGATGTATTCCTTCTTAGGGGAGAGCCACATTATCACAGGGACCGGGTCACCCTCAGCTTGGCAAGCGAAATGAACCGTGGTGCCCTCATCCACATGGCTTTCTTGAACTTTATAATCCATGATCTTCGATTTCTGGCAGATGAAATAGTCAGAGGGGAGGATGTCTGGAAAGTCCTTGAACTCTTTTCCTTGCACCACCTCGGGTGAAGCACACGTGGGCTGCTGTCTGTTGAAGTTGAGCCTCCACCTCCGGCGGAAGACCCAGAGCAAGCGACAGTCACAGGCCAGTGGGTTGTCGTATAAAGCCAGGGTCTCCAGGTTTCCCACTGAGTGAAAGACAGACTCCTCCAGGGTGCACAAGCTATTGCTGGATACGTTGAGAACACGGAGGTGGTTGAGTCCTCGGAAAGAATAGGGCTCAATGGCAGTTAATCTTCCACCAGCCAAATGAAACGCCTGCAGCTTCGGTAGATTTAACAGTTGGTTGCCTTCCACAGTTTGAATGGGATTGAAAGACAAATTCAGAAACCGAAGATATCTCAGGTGACTGATGGCTTGGTAGGGGATGGCGGTCAGATTGCAGTTTGTGATTGACAGTGACGTAAGGTTGAGTCCAAACAAGCATTTTGGGGTCATGGAATCCAGGGCGGGCATATGCGAAACCTCCAGCTCCCTGAGCCGATACAGCCTCTTAAAGGAGTAATCCCTTATGACAGTGACGTTCAGATAACGCAATCGAAGTGACAACAGGTTATGCAGATGGCTCAGGGCATCAGTGGGCACTGAGGCCAGGTTGCATCCCTCAATGTTGAGCCTTTCAAGGTTGCTGAGGCCATGAAATGATCGGGGTGAGATGAATACTAGGTCATTGTCACCGACTTCCAGAGCCCTCAGGTTGTACAGCTCCTGGAACATATAGTCGAGCAGAATGACAATTTTGTTCTCACTAATATCCAGCTGGGTGAGGTTGGTCAGGCCGGTGAACACGCCCAGCTGAATGAGCTTCAGCTGGTTGTTGCGCAAACCTAGAGTTCGAAGGTTCATGAGGTTGCTGAAAGCCCCCGGCTCAATGGAGGAGATTGTATTTTCATTAAGTTGCAGCTCTTCCAGCTGAGGGTAATTAATGAACTCCTCTGGCCCCAGAGTCTTCAGACGGTTCTTGCTGAGGTCTAGCTGCTTGGTTTCCGTGGGGATGCCCTCAGGTAGCGTTGCCAGTCTCCGTCGATGGCACACAACCGAACGCTCCTGACCACTGCAGTCACATCGGGAGGGGCAACCGGTGGTGGAGCCAGAGAGGACGGTGCCCAGCATCAGGATCAGGATTGGCTGCCAGCAGGCCATCAGGTAGCTGTGCCCTCCCGCCTCCCCGGACACCATCCTACTACTTACCTGTGGAGACACAGACAAATAGAAGGGGTTGATAAAGTGGACTGATGGTCCAGAAATTGCTTTGACAAttgacaaaacaacaacaccattGTATAGGacagcagacagaaaaagaagaaaatgcttttgtcatttgtttccAAGGGAAAAAGAAATGGCAGCAGCAAAGCAGGATTACATTGAGCCCTTTATCACATTTAGCTTATTAATGAATGCATAAATAACTCTAATAATGATAAAGGCACAAAATGAAACGGGAAAGGTTTACATATGGAAACAGATATGGGTTATTACGGCTGCCCTAATTTTTACAGGATATATTGTGGCTCCACTTTTTTGTATAGAATGATCATCAATGCTTTCTTTGGATTAAATGGAAATATGTGATACTGTACCAAAGCAGATTGGTGAACCACTATGTTCTTATCGTTTGATCTGAATACATATCTTTATTTGTAAAGTGCCAAATCACGACATATAGTATATTATAGAACTAAAATAAACCGCTTCCACAATGACCAGTCACGGTGAAATGATATTTCCAATGTCTTCAAAGTCAGTGGATAAAACAATTTCCCTTGTATCtgtaaaccattaaaaaaagatataagcCACCTTTCCCCTCTTGgtgaataaaatgtcattatggTGACTTTCCTCACAAGTAATGAAATCAGCCAATCAATACAAGGGCTCTGTCACAGAATGTAAGCACCCTGCTGGGGGCGTCTGTCTTCTGACTGCACTGAAGACAATTCCTGCCAGAAGCTGTGACACATCGTCTCCGCTCATACAAACCATTTTTAATTAGCGGCCCAAAAAAATGCCTTTGTTGATCTTCAAATGTCTCCCTGAAACATTTGCAATCCTAACGCATCCCGTCCCATGCTGAGCTGTTGACCTTGCAGTGATATACTGTAAAACAGAGATTGCTGCCAAGTGGTGATAAATGGAGACAGGGGGAAGTTTAAACCCCTATTTGATTTTGACTCAGGGGCACTGTAACTTGCTAAAACCTTCAAGCTCGACTTCTCACATCAATCATGTGATTTAAGTCACAGCTTTATCAGCGGGACACACTCTTAAAGAAGCCTCGTGAAAAGTAAGAGAAACGATGCTGTGATTTGTCTTTATTGCAAAAAAACGGCTTCTCCACTGCTTTGTTTGCATAATGTCGACTTAGACTTAGCTAATGATTAATGTTCTCACTCAGACCTTTTTATCTGAACACAAAAGAATATAAATCccttaaaactgaaaagaagaaCCAAATGTTATTATATGCATATTTTTCCAAAAACGTCTGATACCAATATATTGTCTgatttaataattatatttatattaaaagaaaaaaagaatatttcaaTTTAAGAATGATTGCCAAGCTGTCAAACTATATGATAATGACATGTAATTATAACAATTTACTATAATTTGTTTATAGTTTAACCATgtactttattataaataactataaaaagCCACAAACACAACTAATTACATAGAAATATaatttctaaaatatttttttaatgaaaaatgtaaacataaatgcagttttttttctgcatcgttattctgtaaaatgaaagttttcCTATCGGCACATATTGGCTGATAGCGGCCAATATCATTAACCAAATAATAGATCTGTCTATAGTTCTAGTAAATTGACTTTTGAGAGGGTAATATTGTCTCTGTACAAATATATAACATTGTCCTGTGGCCATCGAATAATGGATTCTTGTTTAATATTTGTGAAACCGTCTGAGTAACAGCCAGGCGGCTTCCATTTTCACTTCCACCAGAGCTGTTGATGTCTGTTGGCTGCCTCTGTCAGACATGTGGGGTGTCAGCCCACTGTGTGTATCAAGCATTGGGAAAAAGCACAATGTCAGAATGAAAACTCAAGTGCAAttatgtgaataaaaaaaaaaaaacctagtATAAATGCTCATCCAAAATATAGTCCCAAAATCACCATAGTGTATAATGTGTATGAGATCAGATGCTAAACCCTGGTAAAATGAGCTATTGTAGAGATACTGAAAGCAGGTGACATGTTTATCTGTTTGACACAGTGTACTGTTTTATATTATCAAATCAGGACTATGAATGAAGCTGCGGTGTGTTGATGTCATTGCTAATCGGGGAAACAAGCAAATGCAAATCCAGCGGTGAGTTTCTTACCGGAGTTCCATGCATGATTTATGATATTCGCTGTAGTAAGAGCAGGGGGCCACTATCTGTGTAATCTGGCCTCACAGCCCAGTTCCACTCATCATATCAACCACTTCGTTTCGACCTTGAGcgcaaatttgaaaaaaaagaaaaagaaaaaagttgcCAGACTACCTCTCAATTACAATAGCACAGCACTTCACATTTTTGTCTTTACAATTTTAGGGCCGTGCTATAAAGAATCGTCGtctcttaaaagaaaaaatccccCTACACTTTCAGCTTTTGATCTATCGCTCCATATATTCCTTGTCTCTACCCTGattctctccatttctcttaTGAAAGCAGTGTGGAGAGGAAGAATACAAGTGGACCAGCCctttccccctcttccccctcgATGACTGTTCACATTTCCGCGGACCTCTCACCCTGTCACCGTCTTATCTCAGGAACGTGTCCCGGCTCACCATTAGTCTCTCGTTGCCTTGATTCTCTGCGTCTCCTCTCTCGTGACGCTGTGCGGTTTGATATATACGGAGCAAACTGAGAAGGAGGTGTGCATCGTTAATGGGTCACTGAATGTCTGCAAGCAGCACCCGGACAAATGAGCGATATGCATCAGTGCATTCAGGCCCTTTGGTTGTTTTATAGTTATTGTCAGGTACCTTTGGTGAGGTAATGTTTGTAGGACTGTTGGGAATTTACATCAAAAAAATagggaaatgaaaaataatgatttctGCATCATTTCCAGACGGGGTAGCAGGCAAATGAGAACGAGTCGATGAGAAATTACTTTGACTTGAAAAGTAACCAATCTGTAATTAGAAATAGAAAGATTTGTCGCCACCCGCAAACTAATGCACATTGTTGGTCAGTCCCCCATAAACTGTGAACCCTGTTTGTCTGTCGTGTTCCTGTTGGACAGTTCCAGCTTGTGACCACTGTCATGAATCATCAGTGCAGCTCTAGCGCtcagatttccccccccccccccccttgataTATTGAATGGTtgagctttttgttttgatcGATGTGCCTGCAGTTTGTGCACAGGAGACTTGTCcgtgttttctctcctttattGCACAAATTGTTGCTTTTTGTGGATTCAATAATGTGACCCAGCTTTTGTTACAGTGAGTATTTCTGATCAAAAATTAAAGTCTTTTTATTCCTGAAGGTCTTTCGTTATTTTGCTTTGGCCTCTAAACCTGTGAGCATTCAGTGTTTgggattttttcttttagtaAAGTAGAAAAAGCAGTTTTGCAAATGTGGGGCATCGTAATGAGACGTGTCATCACACATTCGGCTTTTTAAAGCAATCGTACATTCACCAAAAGTAACAACACATAACACGTATCTCCTTTAAGCAAGTCCGACATACACAATCCATAACTTCTCTTGTGCACCCCACATGTTTGAGTCGGTGATGCTTTAATGTCTGCAGCGGGCTCATTACCACCACCCCTCTCATACACATCTTGTTGTTCGGTGGCAAACGCATCTCAAAGAGCTTTTAATCATCCTGCGACTGCCTCGGAAAAAAAACCGTGAGGATGAAACAAAGAGCAAGCCACAGAGTGACAAAGTTAATATGTATACGATTTAAGAGATGACGATTGCTTCCGCTGGTATGTTTTGTGTTCAACCGACAAATtcaaagcaaacatttaaaagtcaaaaagcaaacaaacaggaagagctTGTGGGCAGCATTGAAGTGACAATGTTTGCGTGAGATCACAGCGGAGACGCCTTTGAAATTATCCAGAGACTCTTGAAGGAGACAGAACTACACCTGGATGTTTAAACGGCAAAACATTTTCAGAGAGCAATTAAATTATCAACATCAAAATGCTACGTCCtacatctgtttattttcttagattttcaaaataaagtgtaaatgtttGGCCTCCAATTAGCTGCAGCACGATGGGCATAGAAAATCTCAGCATCTACAGATCTAGACATGCAGCAGCTTTACATACTAACGTTAATGATAGAATAAGTCGACAGCAATATGATTTATATTGgaataaatactttttgggTGCACGCAGATATGTATTGCAGCAAAGGTTGCCAGCTCATCTACATCATCCAGAGGAGAAAGCAGTCAGATATGAGAAatccaatgaaaacaaatcctccATGAAAGCCTAAGATAAAGGTAACAACCCCTGCAAATCTAAGAAGGAAACTGCATGATGTGATCATCCACCATGCC
This genomic stretch from Hippoglossus hippoglossus isolate fHipHip1 chromosome 3, fHipHip1.pri, whole genome shotgun sequence harbors:
- the lingo1b gene encoding leucine-rich repeat and immunoglobulin-like domain-containing nogo receptor-interacting protein 1-B, yielding MTVLVSSRMVSGEAGGHSYLMACWQPILILMLGTVLSGSTTGCPSRCDCSGQERSVVCHRRRLATLPEGIPTETKQLDLSKNRLKTLGPEEFINYPQLEELQLNENTISSIEPGAFSNLMNLRTLGLRNNQLKLIQLGVFTGLTNLTQLDISENKIVILLDYMFQELYNLRALEVGDNDLVFISPRSFHGLSNLERLNIEGCNLASVPTDALSHLHNLLSLRLRYLNVTVIRDYSFKRLYRLRELEVSHMPALDSMTPKCLFGLNLTSLSITNCNLTAIPYQAISHLRYLRFLNLSFNPIQTVEGNQLLNLPKLQAFHLAGGRLTAIEPYSFRGLNHLRVLNVSSNSLCTLEESVFHSVGNLETLALYDNPLACDCRLLWVFRRRWRLNFNRQQPTCASPEVVQGKEFKDFPDILPSDYFICQKSKIMDYKVQESHVDEGTTVHFACQAEGDPVPVIMWLSPKKEYITTKTAGSRLSVSNDGTLEVRYAQIQDNGTYLCIASNAAGNDTKAAHLFVHSYSPNWPHQPNKTFAFISNQPSDEGANVTRATVPFPFDVKTLIIATTMGFISFLGVVLFCLVILFLWSRGKDSTKSSIEVEYVPRKEETEEASPTEEPIQFNMKIM